A genomic region of Thunnus albacares chromosome 2, fThuAlb1.1, whole genome shotgun sequence contains the following coding sequences:
- the fam151b gene encoding protein FAM151B, which translates to MRRSTVRSIIFIVIGCLTVYIVWTLKDRMCEQTLEYFLSRGQIQKRDAAQVRWSHAVNNRSSLTEALTGPTHMMEADIIMRGHDPKEPIMAHPPQTDSDITLKEWLEGVKVHDKGIKLDFKSLEAVPPSVALLQEVLAELSCPVWINADVLPGPSGQATPLEPQAFLAAVGTLPSHTVLSLGWTTGWTAGTDNPGYSWDMVHEMEEICRTLKHPVTFPVRAALLAQSLSQLTWLLQQSDRYTLTVWTGQKDDVTLQDLLPYRKEFDISRIYYDLPDFIRTELTKTSQDNN; encoded by the exons ATGAGGAGGTCTACCGTCCGCAGTATTATCTTCATTGTGATCGGGTGTCTAACAGTTTACATCGTTTGGACTTTAAAGG ACAGGATGTGTGAGCAGACGTTGGAGTATTTCTTGAGTCGGGGTCAGATACAGAAGAGGGACGCTGCCCAGGTGAGATGGTCCCACGCTGTGAACAACAGGAGCAGCCTGACGGAGGCGCTGACAG GTCCCACTCATATGATGGAGGCTGACATAATCATGAGAGGTCATGACCCCAAAGAGCCAATCATGGCGCATCCCCCTCAGActgacagtgacatcacactgaaGGAGTGGCTAGAAGGAGTCAAGGTGCACGACAAAGGGATAAAACTAGACTTCAAGAG CCTGGAGGCAGTGCCTCCCTCTGTGGCTCTGCTGCAGGAGGTGCTGGCTGAACTCAGCTGTCCTGTGTGGATCAATGCAGATGTGCTCCCTGGTCCCAGCGGACAGGCCACACCTCTGGAGCCGCAGGCTTTCCTGGCTGCTGTGGGGACTCTTCCCAGTCACACGGTGCTGTCGCTGGGCTGGACTACAGGGTGGACTGCTGGTACAGATAACCCAG GTTACAGCTGGGATATGGTGCATGAGATGGAGGAGATATGTAGAACACTTAAACATCCCGTCACCTTCCCGGTGCGTGCAGCTCTGCTGGCCCAGTCGCTCTCCCAGCTCACATGGCTGCTgcagcagtcagacag GTACACTCTCACAGTGTGGACCGGCCAGAAGGACGACGTGACACTACAGGACTTACTGCCCTACAGAAAAGAGTTTGACATCAGTCGGATCTATTACGACCTGCCAGACTTTATAAGGACAGAGCTCACCAAGACATCGCAAGACAATAACTGa
- the LOC122970450 gene encoding perforin-1-like: MACSLSCLLLVLCSLTVAEAQLKLFNLRASDLPSNILGTTDGYVKVFCGSANLGETSVRNDDSNPWWEEEFVHFKAKENDVLRLEVHDSDLLFDDLLGVCQRQIKVGTHKHSCFLKEGGILHYAYTLGGKSH; encoded by the coding sequence ATGGCCTGCAGTCTTTCCTGCCTCCTGCTGGTGCTGTGCAGTCTGACAGTGGCTGAGGCTCAGCTGAAGCTGTTTAACCTGCGGGCCAGTGATCTTCCCTCTAACATCCTGGGAACCACTGATGGCTACGTCAAGGTGTTTTGTGGCTCAGCCAATCTAGGTGAGACGTCCGTCCGCAATGACGACTCAAACCCCTGGTGGGAGGAGGAGTTCGTCCACTTCAAGGCCAAGGAGAATGATGTGCTGAGGCTTGAGGTTCATGACAGCGACTTGCTCTTCGATGACTTGCTGGGAGTCTGCCAGAGACAGATAAAGGTGGGAACCCACAAGCACAGCTGCTTCCTGAAGGAAGGCGGCATCCTCCATTACGCCTACACACTTGGCGGGAAAAGTCATTAG
- the LOC122971184 gene encoding perforin-1-like, producing MASSLSLLLLVLCGLTVAEAQLKVFNLRASGLPSDIFGVTDGYVKVFCGSATLGMTSIRHNTANPWWDEEFSNFEAQQNDVLRLEVYDHDMVFDDLLGVCQRLIKQGTHEHDCVLKEGGTLHYAYTLA from the coding sequence ATGGCCTCCAGTCTTTCCCTCCTCCTGCTGGTCCTGTGTGGTTTAACTGTGGCTGAAGCTCAGCTGAAGGTGTTTAACCTGCGGGCCAGTGGTCTTCCCTCTGACATATTTGGAGTCACAGATGGCTACGTCAAGGTGTTTTGTGGCTCAGCCACTCTGGGCATGACATCCATCCGTCACAACACTGCCAACCCCTGGTGGGATGAAGAGTTTTCCAACTTCGAGGCCCAGCAGAATGACGTGCTCAGGCTCGAGGTTTATGACCACGACATGGTCTTTGATGACCTGCTGGGAGTCTGCCAGAGGCTGATCAAGCAGGGAACCCATGAGCACGATTGCGTCCTGAAGGAAGGCGGCACCCTCCATTATGCCTATACCCTTGCTTGA
- the ankrd34bb gene encoding ankyrin repeat domain 34Bb: protein MDESTEVRTDGNSLLKAVYLSRLRLTRLLLEGGAYINESNEHGETPLMVACKTHHTDSQSVPKHKMIRYLLENGADPNIQDKTGKTALMHACLEQTGAEILSLLLSSGADPTLEDHVGLSALVYAVNSGNRDVLRVLLDACKAKGKEVIIITTNKLPSGHQMTKQYLNVPPPPDLEERLHYTPTSCCMSPYEIQLRTPPQGSSASASPQPGSPLLGLRNPQCLGSGPGLVTSRPGSPIQHPSPLRVPSVDKRLNLQRLHSEQWSKSPSLLLQQNQASSLTEELVEITPEEELSFRVNGLAFHGRSPAVSRHHSIDVKDATGLLKALENLSGNENRGGGGRRGFGRKMSYDSAASSLHSASHPNLHQDDNLCFPHESSPADEDSSDCLRQLNVSSLQNVVRRRDIGFDHYSSDSQLPQFGSRNNSSKNGGGAGAGPERHKLLNSRSSTLSGSRESLESSVQRRGAVGLERRGSGALLLDHIAHTRPGYLPPLNPHAPIPDIGVSSSASYPLSGSSKTLNGVLTGSKPILPCAPIFPRDLKAKKMLWRRHSMQSEQIKQLVNFEEMFGH, encoded by the exons ATGGATGAGTCAACAGAGGTGCGAACAGATGGCAATTCTCTGCTGAAGGCTGTCTATTTGAGTCGTCTGCGTCTGACTCGGCTGCTGCTAGAGGGAGGGGCCTACATAAATGAGAGTAATGAACATGGGGAGACACCACTAATGGTGGCCTGCAAGACACACCATACAGATTCACAGAGCGTACCTAAACACAAGATGATTCG GTATCTTCTGGAAAATGGTGCTGATCCAAACATCCAAGACAAGACAGGGAAAACTGCTCTGATGCATGCATGCCTAGAACAGACTGGAGCTGAAATCCTGTCACTCCTGCTGAGTAGTGGCGCAGATCCAACTCTGGAGGATCATGTCGGCTTATCAGCACTGGTTTACGCAGTCAATTCAGGCAACAGGGATGTCCTCAGGGTCCTCCTGGATGCCTGTAAAGCGAAGGGTAAGGAGgttatcatcatcaccaccaacaAACTGCCATCCGGCCACCAGATGACGAAGCAGTACCTCAATGTCCCTCCACCTCCTGATCTTGAAGAACGTTTGCATTACACCCCAACATCTTGTTGCATGTCTCCATATGAAATCCAGCTACGAACTCCTCCACAGGGGTCTTCAGCAAGTGCTTCTCCCCAACCTGGTAGTCCTCTTCTTGGCCTCAGGAATCCCCAGTGTTTAGGCTCAGGACCCGGCCTAGTCACATCTCGACCAGGTTCTCCAATTCAACACCCTAGTCCTTTACGTGTTCCTAGTGTGGATAAGCGACTTAATCTCCAGAGGCTACACTCGGAGCAATGGTCCAAAAGTCCTTCCCTGCTGCTCCAGCAGAACCAGGCCTCCTCTCTGACAGAGGAGCTGGTGGAAATCACGCCTGAGGAGGAGCTGTCCTTCAGAGTCAATGGTCTTGCCTTCCATGGAAGATCTCCAGCTGTTTCACGCCACCACAGCATTGATGTCAAAGATGCAACAGGGCTCCTGAAAGCACTTGAGAACCTGTCAGGTAATGAAAATAGGGGTGGAGGTGGAAGAAGAGGCTTTGGTAGAAAGATGTCATATGACAGTGCAGCAAGTTCACTGCATTCGGCTTCACACCCAAACTTGCATCAAGATGACAATCTTTGCTTTCCCCATGAATCCAGTCCTGCAGATGAAGATTCATCAGACTGTCTTAGACAATTAAATGTTTCCAGTCTGCAAAATGTGGTCCGTCGGCGGGACATTGGTTTTGACCACTACAGTTCAGACTCTCAGTTACCACAGTTTGGTAGCCGCAACAACAGCTCCAAGAATGGTGGTGGAGCTGGAGCAGGACCAGAAAGGCACAAACTACTCAACAGCAGATCCTCCACTCTTTCAGGCTCTAGAGAGTCCCTGGAGAGCTCTGTTCAGAGACGAGGTGCTGTCGGGCTGGAAAGAAGAGGCTCAGGGGCCCTTCTTCTGGATCATATTGCCCACACTCGGCCTGGATATCTCCCTCCTCTGAATCCCCATGCTCCTATACCAGATATTGGTGTCAGCTCTAGTGCTTCCTACCCTTTGAGTGGAAGTAGCAAAACACTGAATGGTGTTCTTACAGGGTCAAAGCCTATTCTACCATGTGCACCTATTTTCCCAAGGGACTTGAAAGCCAAGAAGATGCTGTGGAGACGccactcaatgcagagtgagCAGATAAAACAGCTGGTCAACTTTGAAGAAATGTTTGGCCACTAG